The Lentimicrobium sp. L6 genomic interval TACCAAAGTCTTCAATTTGAACATTCTCGACTCCTTGGAAGGACCCAGAAGGGAGGTAAATAAAATCAAAATACACGGCATCAGACGAACCTAAACTATATATTGCTGCTATTTTTATTGTATATATTTGGTTTGGAATAAATAAAGGAAACCAAACACTATTTTCTTCAAGGTAATATCAGTTTCCCCAAATGTAATCATCAATAAATATTTCATCCATCCAGATTCGATAAAACATAAAATCATTTTGAGATTCATTTACAGTGTCCCAACTTATGAACCCAGTTGGGGTAACATAAAGATTGGTTGGAGCTTCAAAATCATCTTGTCCTTTATTTTGAGCAACTCAAAAAATGATTGAGAAAAAATGAAAATCAAAAGAAATAATCTGATAAGTGGTGTTTTCATAATGCATAAATTGTAAAAATGTGGTCAAGTACCCAATAAAATAATAAACTGTAAAGTTAATAATAAATAGACATAAAAACAGTTATAAAGGTTTCGTTTGAAATTAATATATATTTTGAAAACATTTCATAGCTTAAATTATAATCATATTTTTGCAAAAATTATGTAAACCCTATTTTATGGAAAATAAGTGGAATCTCTTTGAGAAGTTTTTGATCACAGAAAATGTGAACTTATCAGTCAATGATTTTTTAGTGAGCTCAGTTCTTATCATCATTATGAGTTGGTTATTGTCTTTAACCTACCAAAAGGTAGCTAAGACTCTGTCAAATAGAAAAGACTTTGGCGCGAATTTTATGCTTTTGGCTTTTACAACCATGTTGATTATTACTATCGTAAAATCTTCACTAGCCTTATCATTAGGTTTGGTAGGTGCGCTTTCTATTGTTCGATTTAGAGCTGCTATTAAGGAACCAGAAGAATTAGCTTATCTATTCTTTGCCATTGCCATGGGATTAGGACTTGGTGCCAATCAAGTATATATTGTAGCTACAGCTTTTGGTGTTTTAATGGTGATCTTATGGTCTCGTTTCTTCTTAAATGGACGCGATGAGTCACAAAATCTTTTCGTTACCTTAAATACTGAAGGTAATTCAGATGTGAAACTTAAAGAAGTTCAGTCCATTATGAAAAGCCATTTTAATAAGTTTCAGCTCAAGCGCTACGATGAAAATCAAGATACTTTAGAAATTTCCTTTGTTGCTGATATTAAAAAATCTGAAAAATTAGAAGCTTTCCGCACTGAAGTAAGAACTAAATACCCAGAATTGAATATATCTTTCTTAGATAGTAAAGCTTATTAATGGCCTTAAGTAAAGAATATACGGAGTTAAAAACCAGTCGATTCGAGCGTAAGTTCGTCATTGAGAGAGGTGGTGTGCCTTATGTAGAGAAAATTGTAAAGATGAATCCTGGCGCCTTTCGACCTGCTTATTACGAGCGTCAAATTAATAATGTCTACTTCGATACTGAAAATCTTCGTAATTATTACGATAATCATTTTGGCAAAAGTAAACGAGTGAAAGTGCGAATTAGATGGTATGGTGATACTTTTACCAAAGTAGAATCTCCTATCTTAGAATTTAAATTGAAGACTGGAGCTGTTGGCAGGAAATTGTCTTTCAAATTAAATTCATTTAATTTTCATCGAAATATAACAAAACAAGAAATTCAAAAGTTATTTAGTTCATCGGATATTCCGGCATGGGTAGTGGATGAGCTCTTGTATTTAACACCAACTCTTTTGAATACTTACAAGAGAAAGTATTATAAATCATTTAATAAACATTATAGATTTACCATTGATCATACGATGGCGTTTTATAATTTCAGTTCTAAAAACAGAGGGTTTTTGGAAATGGTTAAGCAAAAAGACATTACTGTACTGGAATTGAAATATGATATGCAGTATGATACTACAGTTGGTAATGTGACTAAATATCTGCCTTTTCGATTAGGGAAGTTTTCTAAATATGTATTTGGTATAGAGGTTTTTAATTATCATTTAGCAATATAAAATATGCAAAATCATACCCATATCATACATTCTTTTAAGTGGTATTTTAATATAGCATTTTTTGCTATTTCTATTTGGTTTGCTTCTTGTCAATTTCAGGATACTAATGATGGATTAAGACCTGAGATTTATTGTTCTGTCGATTCTGCCGCTTTAGATGAGGATAATGTTTTTTGGTATGATTCAGGCATGCCCTTGATAAATCAAAACATGAAGCTTGGAGGATTTTTGTCTTCAAAAGAGAGTCATTCAGGAGTGCACAGTGTATTATTGACTAAAGAAAAAGCTTATGGATTAAGTACTGACTTTGAAAATATAAAAGGAGATGAGCGATTTTTGATAAGTGTTTGGCGGAAGGGCAATTCAGCAGAATCTGCTCTTGTTGTCCAAGGCGATATTGTAAGAAGTTTGTGGATCGGTCAAAAAGAATCAATTGAAAAAGACGAAAATGATTGGGAGAAAATTGAGATTGAGGTTCAGATTCCTCCAAATATTTCTCTTCTGAAAGTTTATGTGTGGAATATAAATGGCGATTCTGTATATTTTGATGACCTGAGGATAAAAGAATTAGGAGTGGTTAAATACCCCGATTTTAAAGATGATGAAAAGGTACATTTGTATTTCTCTGATTCTAAGATGAAGAAGTTCAATGAAAAGCGTTATAATGCTTTTATGAGTAGAATCCATTTTAGTGACGGAGAATGGATGAAAGGAGTTATGTCAGATGAAAACAGGGTCATGCCAATTAAGGCTCGCCTTAAGGGGGATTGGCTAGACCATTTGGAAGGACAAAAGTGGTCGTTTAGAACAAAAATGAGAGATGATTATACCTTTAAAAGAATGAGAGTCTTTTCATTACAAAACCCTGTTACACGGTACTTTGTACATGAGTATTTTGCCCACCAATTGTTTAATCAAGAAGATGTTTTAACTACAAGGTATGGGTTCACTCCTGTTTATTTAAATGGTCAGAGTATAGGTATCTATGCTTATGAAGAGCATTTTGCTAAACAATTAATCGAATATAATTTGCGACGTGAAGGGCCTATCTTAAAGATTGATGAAAACCCTTTGTGGAGAGAGCGACAAAAGGAAATGACTACCGATCTCATATATAATTATCCATATTATGAGGCAGCTAAAGTTGGTGCCTTTGGCTTGAGTAAAACCTTGGCCAAACCTAATTTAAAAAGCCAATTTGAAATTGCACATAGTTTAGTATATCAATATAAAAATTTATTAAGTCCAGTAGAGGAATTGTTTAATGTTGATGTATTGGCCAGATACTGGGCATTAATTGATATCACAAATGGTAGACATGGTATTGTTTGGCACAACCAACGACTTTATTTTAACCCAGTTATTTGTAAGCTAGAGCCTATTGATTTTGATAATTTCACTGATTATTATGATGAGGAAGAAGAACCAATTTTATCTGCATTTATCATGAATAAAAACTGGATAGGGGAGTCTGAACATCAGATGTTAAAGCATATTTTTACTTCTAAAGTATTTCTCGATAAATATCTATTCTATTTAGAGAAATATACTGATCCCATATTCTTGCAAGAATTTATTGACAGTGAATTGGAAGAAACAAGTCGCTACACGAAATTAATTGCAGAAGAGTTCACTACTTATGATTTCGATCCTCATTTTATCATGAGAAATGCTGAGATTTTGCGTCCCCAATTGCCTAAGCTTAGGGATAGTATAGAATCTGGAGTTTATGATAAAACCGAGCTAATTGTAGAAAATGTAAAGGGAGATACCACCTATTTACCTGCTGTTATACCTTTTTTTGTTAATGCATATTATTCCCAAGAACAATTGGGTATCGCTAATATTAAAGTTGAGAATTTCTTTGGTAAAGAAATTGAAGTGCTAGGTTTGGCAGATGAAAACAGTAAAATGCTTTATTTGTTCGAATCACCTTTTTATGTTCAAGCTTATCAAGGTAATATGGCTGATACCACTATTGAGTATAGATATACCTCTAATGCTAACCAGTTGGCCTATCGTGTGATAGGACATGAGGAGATTCTGTTCTCAGAACTCTCGTTGTTTAGAAAGAATACAAATCCTAGTCCATATCAGGAATTATTGAGGAACTTTAACATAGAAACTTGTGAGTTATTTGAAGACAGAGGAGATTCGTTAATAGTTAGAGGAATTCATGAATTAACAAGCAAAGTTTTAGTACCTAAGGGTAAAGTAGTAGTTTTTGAAGCAGGAGCTCAAGTGAATATCCTAAATGAAGGAACCATTATTTCGCATTCGCCTGTATATATGCTAGGGACGAAAGAGCAGCCTATTAAAATATACTCAACTGATACTACTGCAAATGCATTTATTGTGCTACAAGCAAATAAAAGAAGTCTATTGTCTCATGTGGTTTTCGAAGACTTAAACACACTTGAGTATGATGGTTGGAACCTAACTGGAGCAGTTAATTTTTACGAATCAGATGTTGATATTACAAATTGCAGCTTCCTTAAAAATCATTGTGAAGATGCGTTAAACATCAT includes:
- a CDS encoding DUF4956 domain-containing protein, with the translated sequence MENKWNLFEKFLITENVNLSVNDFLVSSVLIIIMSWLLSLTYQKVAKTLSNRKDFGANFMLLAFTTMLIITIVKSSLALSLGLVGALSIVRFRAAIKEPEELAYLFFAIAMGLGLGANQVYIVATAFGVLMVILWSRFFLNGRDESQNLFVTLNTEGNSDVKLKEVQSIMKSHFNKFQLKRYDENQDTLEISFVADIKKSEKLEAFRTEVRTKYPELNISFLDSKAY
- a CDS encoding VTC domain-containing protein is translated as MALSKEYTELKTSRFERKFVIERGGVPYVEKIVKMNPGAFRPAYYERQINNVYFDTENLRNYYDNHFGKSKRVKVRIRWYGDTFTKVESPILEFKLKTGAVGRKLSFKLNSFNFHRNITKQEIQKLFSSSDIPAWVVDELLYLTPTLLNTYKRKYYKSFNKHYRFTIDHTMAFYNFSSKNRGFLEMVKQKDITVLELKYDMQYDTTVGNVTKYLPFRLGKFSKYVFGIEVFNYHLAI
- a CDS encoding right-handed parallel beta-helix repeat-containing protein → MQNHTHIIHSFKWYFNIAFFAISIWFASCQFQDTNDGLRPEIYCSVDSAALDEDNVFWYDSGMPLINQNMKLGGFLSSKESHSGVHSVLLTKEKAYGLSTDFENIKGDERFLISVWRKGNSAESALVVQGDIVRSLWIGQKESIEKDENDWEKIEIEVQIPPNISLLKVYVWNINGDSVYFDDLRIKELGVVKYPDFKDDEKVHLYFSDSKMKKFNEKRYNAFMSRIHFSDGEWMKGVMSDENRVMPIKARLKGDWLDHLEGQKWSFRTKMRDDYTFKRMRVFSLQNPVTRYFVHEYFAHQLFNQEDVLTTRYGFTPVYLNGQSIGIYAYEEHFAKQLIEYNLRREGPILKIDENPLWRERQKEMTTDLIYNYPYYEAAKVGAFGLSKTLAKPNLKSQFEIAHSLVYQYKNLLSPVEELFNVDVLARYWALIDITNGRHGIVWHNQRLYFNPVICKLEPIDFDNFTDYYDEEEEPILSAFIMNKNWIGESEHQMLKHIFTSKVFLDKYLFYLEKYTDPIFLQEFIDSELEETSRYTKLIAEEFTTYDFDPHFIMRNAEILRPQLPKLRDSIESGVYDKTELIVENVKGDTTYLPAVIPFFVNAYYSQEQLGIANIKVENFFGKEIEVLGLADENSKMLYLFESPFYVQAYQGNMADTTIEYRYTSNANQLAYRVIGHEEILFSELSLFRKNTNPSPYQELLRNFNIETCELFEDRGDSLIVRGIHELTSKVLVPKGKVVVFEAGAQVNILNEGTIISHSPVYMLGTKEQPIKIYSTDTTANAFIVLQANKRSLLSHVVFEDLNTLEYDGWNLTGAVNFYESDVDITNCSFLKNHCEDALNIIRSDFHVTKSKFEDIYADAFDSDFCTGLLDYSSFDRVGNDAIDFSTSQIYIENCEITNIQDKGISGGEGSTLWVKNTNITNCNIGAASKDLSHVSIENVNIENCYYGLVALRKKPEYGTAVFDTKKLKLVNCQVKHLIEKNSVLNYNGRKIEGTREKVAEMFY